From the genome of Bubalus bubalis isolate 160015118507 breed Murrah chromosome 2, NDDB_SH_1, whole genome shotgun sequence, one region includes:
- the LOC102399985 gene encoding glutathione S-transferase A4 isoform X2, with product MPQGGPSGELTLTTWFDEEFLETKEQLQKLQDGNHLLFQQVPMVEIDGMKLVQTRSILHYIADKHHLFGKDLKERTLIDMYVEGTLDLLELLIMHPFLKPDDQQKEVANMAQKAIIRYFPVFEKVLRGHGQRFLVGNQLSLADIILLQTILALEEKIPNILSAFPHLQEYTVKISNIPTIKKFLEPGSKKKPPPDDIYVRTVYNIFMP from the exons tttgacgaagaatttttagaaacaaaagaaCAGTTGCAGAAGTTGCAGGATG GTAACCACCTGCTGTTTCAGCAAGTGCCAATGGTTGAAATTGACGGGATGAAGCTGGTGCAGACCCGGAGCATCCTCCACTACATCGCAGACAAGCACCATCTCTTTGGCAAAGACCTCAAGGAGAGAACCCT gATTGACATGTATGTGGAGGGGACCCTGGATCTTCTGGAACTGCTTATCATGCATCCTTTCCTCAAACCAGACGATCAGCAAAAGGAAGTGGCTAATATGGCCCAGAAGGCTATAATTAGATACTTTCCTGTGTTCGAAAAG GTTTTACGGGGTCATGGACAAAGGTTTCTTGTTGGTAATCAGCTGAGTCTTGCAGACATAATTCTACTCCAGACCATTTTGGCTCTAGAAGAGAAAATTCCTAATATCCTGTCTGCCTTCCCTCACCTCCAG gaGTACACAGTGAAAATCAGTAATATCCCTACAATTAAGAAGTTCCTTGAACCTGGCAGCAAGAAGAAACCTCCTCCCGATGACATCTACGTGAGAACCGTGTACAACATCTTCATGCCATAG